tttactgtcatccatgcatcattagtctgtgtggaagtgttttgttaacttgctgagatttgtaatcaaatctcactgtagtagtcccaactaccattcctcccgaatggtagatcttgttacaggacctgaaggaggactaggagctgaccaactagacacagtcgactgaacgacggtgcgtcgttaatgttaatataatagttaaattactacttgtacgatggagttgcatctccaatacttttggatcataactattttggaatagtgctgtgatcttagttattcaatggatctttatgtatgaagtatgttttaagtattgagatattttcagtttggtgcatagtattgctaaagaaaaaaattatccgctgcgaatattgcataatgttagatgcatgttaggattattgcatcttatatgtcatgaacgggggcaggtaaccttgtgttgcatgtctcgacgcttcaaatgtccgtccgatcccaaatggaatttgggggcgtcacatcacgTAATTTATAATGAAGAGATACATTGAAATTTCTAACTTGGGTTTTTAATAAAGCATGTGCATATCATATGCTCAATGAAcacttgttattttttaaatgatttggagaaagtttCGAAAATTATGTCCATTcattatttataacataatgtTTATAGTAATTGTTAAGTATAAGTGAACACCACGGGCAAGGAAAGGTCACTTTGTGATCAAAGAAATTCAAAGAAACGTTTACGAGAAGATCAAATGATACGAGGTGAGAAATGGTTAAAACTAACTAAAGTGCATTGTTTGGAGATCATGAGATAATGCAAGGAATCATAGCTTATTGGGAACTTTAATTGATGAGACTTATCTCGTAAGAGGTTCATGCCAACAAAATAGATCCCGCTAAGATACTTCATTGGCGAGACACTGTCGACTTCATAATCGATCATTGAGGAAAACTTCTCCATGTGAGACACCTTGATCCTTATATATACATCCATAGGAACTAAGTGCAAGAATCATAAGATTGATTGATAAACGCTGGTTTGGATTTAGAGTTAAGACGatatagttttaaatgaaagataaaaattgaataaaatattattagaatatatattttttaatattattatttttttgaaatttaaaaaagttaaattgagatttaaaaagttgaattgtttattatattttatgtgagaatttgataaagttataataataagatgagatgagttgagatgtttttcaaattcaaatggaagcaataatatatatagattcaCTCTAATTCAACCATCGGAGACATCTTCTATTATAATCACTCGAGGTTGTTTCTCTGATTGTAGGTGTCAATGAAAACGTTGCAGACACCATTGAgatttacattaatatttatatgaaagtAGAATTTTGTAGACATAGATCCACCATAGATAAGGAGCCAACTGATAGTTACCCAACTGATATAGATCTACCATAAATCTTGTAACTTTCCACATGCTTTTTCCGACTACATAACTACTACGTTTACCACAAGAAAGATCCGTTGTGTTCTTGTTAAATTGTACGTGCTTCGGCTTTTTATAGAAATAATGGATTGTAAATCTAATCGTGTATGTGTAATAACAAAGATAAtgtgttgaaaaataaaataaaatatgtgttGGGTTAGATTGAAAGCTTAGGAGTTGATTTATGTGGAAAAAATATTGGCTTTAGTGATAAGTTCCTTTAAGATTAGaatatttgatataaataatttctagaaACTATTGGAGAAGGAGAATCTACCATTGAATTATTCGAAActcatttataacaaatttctTATCGTGAATTTGTCCCCTCCAAAATTAATCTAAACTTAATTaaaaatctaatatatagtcatttttgtctattttttatatattttattaatataattaactgtattattttttaatataaaataattattttatttaattatatcagtaaagtgtataataaatatataaaaatgactatatataatagaactTAACAACAgattaaaatggaaaaaaaaaaatgggcttTTTAATCTAAAGATGTTGGTTCTGAACAAGGCCTGGCTCACTTATCGCTAGGTAGAGGCCGGCCCACTACTACTGAATTCGTTAAACGACGTCGTTGAGTTTCCGAAATCACAGGCTCTCCCTCCCCTTTCCTTTCGGCGAATCGAAATCCCCAATACGTTACTAAAATATCACCTGCAAAACCCTAACTCACCGAACCGTTAGGTGTCAAGCGAGTAAGAAAATGGACACGCACTCCTCGCACCTCACAGCACCGAACCGTTCTCGTAGCTCGCAGTCCCCTTCTCCGTCCCACTCTTCTGCCACATCCTCCATCCACAAGCGCAAGCTTCCGCCTGACGACCACGCGCCACCATTCCCTCCCTCCTCGTTCTCTGCTGACACCCGCGACGGTGCATTGACCTCCAACGACGACCTCGAGAGCATTTCCGCCCGCGGAGGCGGCGCCGACGACTCTGACTCCGACGATGATTCTGAGGCTGCAGCCGCCGCCGCAGATGACTCCGACGATGACTCCTCCGCCATGCGCACCTTCACAGCCTCCCGTCTCGAGAACGCTTCCGCCACTGCCGGCGGCTCGGTGCGCAGCACGAAGCTCAAGACGGAGAACCTGAACTCTGCGACAGTGAAGATCGAGAGCTCGGAGTGCGGTAAGGACGGTGGGACCCAGGGCGCTGGCGCTGCGGGGCCCACAGCTTCTGCGGCGGGTAGCTCAGTTCCGGGGATCGTGGTGAAAGAGGACGCCTCGAAGATATTTACAGAGAATATACAGACAAGTGGAGCTTATAGTGCCAGGGAAGAGAGTTTGAAGAGAGAGGTAAGGGATCAgactttctttttaaaattccctgtttctgaaaaaaaaaaagccagtGATAGTATCAAAACCAAATTGAGGACTTTAACCGCTTCGAAGTGATTTTGCGGATTTTGATATGTTGAAATGTTGCAGGAAGAGGCGGGAAGGCTCAAGTTTGTATGCCTATCAAATGATGGAATTGATGAGCATATGGTTTGGTATTCTAGTCTTCTCGCTCCCTCTACGTTCATGTTAAGCTTTTTGGTTTAATGCATTTTCTATTCAAGTCGTCGGGTTTTAACCGGTGCCATAACGGACTGAAATGACTTGATGCGATTTTTGTGACTCatatgaatgatttttttttttttttttgggtttctccAGGTTGATAGGATTGAAGAATATTTTTGCAAGGCAATTACCCAACATGCCTAAAGAGTACATTGTTCGTCTTGTCATGGATAGGTAATatgataaaatctatttttttgtttgtaagtAAAATTGATGAAATCTTATATCTACGATGGACACGGTTGGTGTGCCTGCCACCATGCTTGTGGAATGTTCTGTGAGATAGACACATTTAGGTGCTTATtatttgcttgttttgtgggccTGATCATTTGTATTTTCCATGTTGTTAGTTTTTTCCAATGCTTTTAGAATgccattatagttggtataacCTTTAAACTCATCAATTTTGTTCTTACTTAAAATATCCACACATTACGAGAATGAACTCCCAACTTTCTTCTACGAAGGAATGTGGCCTTCTTTTCTGTTCTcctctttttcaaatttttacctCTCTGATGATTAAtgtttaactcttttttttctttagattaTTTATGTGCTTTTCATATTTGATTTCTACAGAAGCCATAAATCTGTGATGGTGATCAGACGTAATCAGGTTGTTGGTGGGATTACTTATCGCCCATATGCCAGGTGAAGCTCTTATTAGTGTTATGACTCATCCTAAGCTTGTATGTGAACTTGGTGGGGTCACTCTTCGCATATTTATATCAATATGACCGGTTATTTGAAGTATCACTGAATGACCTGTTGTCTATGGACCACTTTCTATTGCATATTTTCATCCATACCTTGCTGATTCTTTTCCTTGGTTTATCTGCTTTGTTCATCTTTTCTACTTCTATTCACTTGCTGAAGTATTTGATGTTAATTAGGTCGTCTTCCTTTGTCTTGCCAGAGTGCTAGCAAACCTTTCAATGCTTGTTGTGTGACAAGCAAATGTTTGGGCTTGGTATTATGATAAACAATCTTAGATTGTCTGGAATGGCCCATTTTTTCATGAAAGCAATCTCAAGTTTCAACTTTTGGTCAATGGATCCAGAATACATGTCTTTTTAATTTTCCCTTTGGATATATTTAATTTAGTGCATAGGAGCTAGTAAAAACTCTGCATTTatttgaaatgattatttgttggTATAGTGGTTTGTTTACATGAAACATTCTCTACTCTCTTAATTGGGATTCATTTTCCCTGGAAAATGTCAGCCAAAAGTTTGGGGAGATAGCTTTCTGTGCAATCACAGCTGATGAACAAGTAAAAGGTTATGGCACCAGGCTGATGAATCACTTAAAACAGCATGCGCGTGATGTGGATGGGCTAACTCATTTTCTGACATATGCTGACAATAATGCCGTGGGCTATTTTATCAAACAGGTCTTGTCATCTCTTTTTGTTTGGTTATCTGAACTAACAATGGCACGATCTTGTTGCCTTAATGAGAAAAGTATGGACTTCTTAAGAGACAGCTTGCTTTGATGATCTGTACATAAAGTTTCATTGTTTTGGCAAAATAAAAATCAGGGAAGTCAAAGATGTAGAAAGCATATTTCATGGTTGTCTTTTGGATAAAAATAGTTACTGAGATGGTTGGACAGGTGAAATTTGAACCAGTGCTGCATGTTTGATAAGATTAAATACTGTCCTTTATTAAGTCTGTCTCTTTCCAAGTTAGTGCTAGATGGATTGGTCCTTTATCTGACTACGAAAACTCTTTACAGTTTAATACTACTATGCATCCCTAATTGTTATCTCCATAAGTGGATCCTTCTGAAATTCCAGGTTCATCTTGGTGTTAatgttttgtgaaatttttactTGGGTGTATCCTTTCATATTTCTTGCCAGGGCATGTTAAAACTTTAGCTCCTCATAATAACGGTCAACTTGTAATGTCTGAACCAAACTGTTTTAAGTCAGAAAATTGGGCCTGTAAA
The genomic region above belongs to Carya illinoinensis cultivar Pawnee chromosome 4, C.illinoinensisPawnee_v1, whole genome shotgun sequence and contains:
- the LOC122308485 gene encoding histone acetyltransferase GCN5 isoform X1, with the translated sequence MDTHSSHLTAPNRSRSSQSPSPSHSSATSSIHKRKLPPDDHAPPFPPSSFSADTRDGALTSNDDLESISARGGGADDSDSDDDSEAAAAAADDSDDDSSAMRTFTASRLENASATAGGSVRSTKLKTENLNSATVKIESSECGKDGGTQGAGAAGPTASAAGSSVPGIVVKEDASKIFTENIQTSGAYSAREESLKREEEAGRLKFVCLSNDGIDEHMVWLIGLKNIFARQLPNMPKEYIVRLVMDRSHKSVMVIRRNQVVGGITYRPYASQKFGEIAFCAITADEQVKGYGTRLMNHLKQHARDVDGLTHFLTYADNNAVGYFIKQGFTKEIHLEKDRWQGYIKDYDGGILMECKIDPKLPYTDLSTMIRRQRQAIDEKIRELSNCHIVYTGIDFQKKEAGIPKKTIKVDDIPGLREAGWTPDQWGHSRFRTLSASTDSATNQKHLTAFMRSLLKSMHDHVDAWPFKDPVDARDVPDYYEIIKDPMDLKTMSKRVESDQYYVTFEMFVADVKRMFANARTYNSPETIYYKCSTRLEAHFQSKVQSGLHSGAKIQQ
- the LOC122308485 gene encoding histone acetyltransferase GCN5 isoform X2; this encodes MDTHSSHLTAPNRSRSSQSPSPSHSSATSSIHKRKLPPDDHAPPFPPSSFSADTRDGALTSNDDLESISARGGGADDSDSDDDSEAAAAAADDSDDDSSAMRTFTASRLENASATAGGSVRSTKLKTENLNSATVKIESSECGKDGGTQGAGAAGPTASAAGSSVPGIVVKEDASKIFTENIQTSGAYSAREESLKREEEAGRLKFVCLSNDGIDEHMVWLIGLKNIFARQLPNMPKEYIVRLVMDRSHKSVMVIRRNQVVGGITYRPYASQKFGEIAFCAITADEQVKGYGTRLMNHLKQHARDVDGLTHFLTYADNNAVGYFIKQGFTKEIHLEKDRWQGYIKDYDGGILMECKIDPKLPYTDLSTMIRRQRQAIDEKIRELSNCHIVYTGIDFQKEAGIPKKTIKVDDIPGLREAGWTPDQWGHSRFRTLSASTDSATNQKHLTAFMRSLLKSMHDHVDAWPFKDPVDARDVPDYYEIIKDPMDLKTMSKRVESDQYYVTFEMFVADVKRMFANARTYNSPETIYYKCSTRLEAHFQSKVQSGLHSGAKIQQ